The proteins below come from a single Streptomyces sp. MRC013 genomic window:
- a CDS encoding 5-oxoprolinase subunit PxpA, giving the protein MTGASIDLNADLGEGFGRWQLTDDERLLSVVTSANVACGFHAGDAATMRRVCALAAERGVRIGAQVSYRDLAGFGRRAMDVPADELAAEVAYQIGALEVFARAAGTRVSYVKPHGALYNRVVHDGQQARAVVEGVLLAGGRLPLLGLPGSRLHACAREAGLPVVAEAFADRAYAADGTLVPRGREGAVLHDPETVVERSVSVARFGTVTSHCGRTLSVRARSLCLHGDTPGSVELARRVRAGLEEAGVRVEAFA; this is encoded by the coding sequence GTGACCGGGGCATCGATCGATCTCAACGCCGACCTCGGCGAGGGCTTCGGCCGCTGGCAACTGACCGACGACGAGCGGTTGCTGTCCGTCGTCACCAGCGCCAACGTGGCGTGCGGCTTCCACGCGGGGGACGCGGCGACCATGCGCCGCGTGTGCGCCCTCGCCGCCGAACGGGGGGTCCGGATCGGCGCCCAGGTCTCCTACCGCGACCTGGCCGGTTTCGGGCGGCGCGCCATGGACGTGCCGGCGGACGAACTGGCGGCCGAGGTCGCCTACCAGATCGGCGCCCTGGAGGTGTTCGCGCGGGCCGCCGGGACGCGGGTGTCGTACGTCAAGCCGCACGGCGCGCTGTACAACCGGGTCGTGCACGACGGGCAGCAGGCGCGGGCCGTGGTCGAGGGGGTGCTGCTGGCCGGCGGGCGGTTGCCGCTGCTGGGGCTGCCGGGTTCGCGGCTCCACGCGTGCGCGCGGGAGGCCGGCCTGCCGGTGGTCGCGGAGGCCTTCGCGGACCGGGCGTACGCGGCGGACGGCACGCTCGTGCCGCGGGGCCGGGAGGGCGCGGTCCTCCACGACCCGGAGACCGTCGTCGAACGGTCGGTCTCCGTGGCCCGGTTCGGCACGGTGACGTCGCACTGCGGGCGGACCCTGTCCGTACGGGCCCGGTCGCTGTGCCTGCACGGCGACACACCCGGGTCGGTGGAACTGGCGCGACGGGTGCGGGCCGGGCTGGAGGAGGCCGGGGTGCGCGTGGAGGCGTTCGCGTGA
- a CDS encoding MFS transporter — MSTTRTEPATPSQGTGRERPFAWLRALGPRGRRAFAGAFGGYALDSYDFFTLPLSMVAVAAYFGLDSGRTGLLTTVTLVVSAVGGALAGMLADRIGRVRALMATVVTYAVFTVACGFAPNYETLLVFRALQGLGFGGEWAVGAILVAEYASARHRGRTLGGVQSAWAAGWALAVVVYTLVFHLLDPDTAWRVMFWTGALPALLVVYVRRNVQDAPEAARVRREGAGRGSFAGVFRSGLARTTLFAVLLSTGVQGGYYTLATWIPAYLKTERGLTVVGTGGYLAFLISGAFLGYLAGGYLTDRLGRKRNIVLFAVLSAVCTVAYANIPAGADGLVLVLGFPLGFCMSAIFSGFGSFLAELYPTAVRGTGQGLTYNTGRAVGAFFPALVGFLADSWGVGGALVFGAVGYGIAVVALLGLPETRGRELW, encoded by the coding sequence ATGAGTACGACCCGAACCGAACCGGCCACACCGTCCCAGGGGACGGGCCGCGAGCGGCCGTTCGCCTGGCTGCGCGCCCTCGGGCCGCGCGGCCGGCGGGCCTTCGCCGGCGCGTTCGGCGGCTACGCCCTGGACTCCTACGACTTCTTCACGCTGCCGCTGAGCATGGTGGCCGTCGCCGCCTACTTCGGTCTGGACAGCGGCCGGACCGGTCTGCTCACCACCGTCACGCTGGTGGTCTCGGCGGTCGGCGGCGCGCTCGCCGGGATGCTCGCCGACCGGATCGGCCGGGTGCGCGCGCTGATGGCCACGGTCGTCACGTACGCGGTGTTCACCGTCGCGTGCGGCTTCGCACCGAACTACGAGACGCTGCTGGTCTTCCGCGCCCTGCAGGGCCTGGGCTTCGGCGGCGAGTGGGCGGTCGGGGCGATCCTGGTCGCCGAGTACGCGTCGGCGCGGCACCGGGGGCGCACGCTGGGCGGCGTCCAGAGCGCGTGGGCGGCGGGCTGGGCGCTCGCCGTGGTCGTCTACACGCTGGTGTTCCACCTCCTCGACCCGGACACGGCGTGGCGGGTGATGTTCTGGACGGGTGCGCTGCCGGCACTGCTGGTGGTGTACGTGAGGCGGAACGTCCAGGACGCCCCGGAAGCGGCCCGGGTGCGGCGGGAGGGCGCCGGGCGCGGCTCGTTCGCCGGGGTGTTCCGGTCGGGACTGGCGCGGACGACGCTGTTCGCGGTGCTGCTGTCGACCGGAGTGCAGGGCGGCTACTACACCCTGGCGACGTGGATACCCGCGTACCTCAAGACGGAACGCGGCCTGACGGTCGTCGGCACCGGCGGCTACCTCGCGTTCCTGATATCGGGGGCGTTCCTCGGTTACCTGGCCGGGGGCTACCTCACGGACCGGCTGGGCCGGAAGCGCAACATCGTGCTGTTCGCCGTCCTGTCGGCGGTGTGCACCGTGGCGTACGCGAACATCCCCGCCGGGGCGGACGGGCTGGTGCTCGTCCTCGGGTTCCCGCTCGGCTTCTGCATGTCGGCCATCTTCAGCGGCTTCGGGTCGTTCCTGGCCGAGCTCTACCCGACGGCGGTGCGCGGGACGGGGCAGGGGCTCACGTACAACACGGGCCGCGCCGTGGGGGCGTTCTTCCCGGCGCTCGTGGGGTTCCTGGCGGACAGTTGGGGCGTGGGCGGGGCCCTGGTGTTCGGGGCGGTCGGATACGGCATCGCCGTGGTGGCGCTGCTCGGACTGCCCGAGACGCGGGGGCGGGAACTGTGGTGA
- a CDS encoding ankyrin repeat domain-containing protein — translation MDETPDPEVVGLAARIFALARRGETDALAAHVDAGAPVNLANDRGDSLVMLAAYHGHAATVAALLARGADPDAVNDRGQTPLAGAVFKGEEAVVCALLAGGADPEAGTPSAVDTARMFGKADLLELFGTG, via the coding sequence ATGGACGAGACACCCGATCCGGAGGTCGTCGGCCTCGCGGCGAGGATCTTCGCGCTGGCGCGGCGCGGCGAGACCGACGCCCTCGCCGCCCACGTCGACGCGGGCGCCCCCGTGAACCTCGCCAACGACAGGGGCGACTCCCTGGTGATGCTCGCCGCCTACCACGGCCACGCCGCGACCGTGGCCGCCCTCCTCGCGCGCGGCGCCGACCCCGACGCCGTCAACGACCGCGGCCAGACCCCCCTCGCCGGCGCCGTCTTCAAGGGCGAGGAGGCCGTCGTCTGCGCCCTGCTGGCCGGCGGCGCCGATCCGGAGGCCGGCACTCCGTCCGCTGTCGACACCGCCCGGATGTTCGGGAAGGCGGACCTCCTGGAGCTGTTCGGCACCGGGTGA
- the pxpB gene encoding 5-oxoprolinase subunit PxpB: protein MRALGVGERALLLEFDDGEETRAFHAELMRRRAAGTLPAVREVVPAARTVLLDGVDDPGRLAAEAAGWEVPPLDACEAPLVEVPVRYDGPDLEEVAAVWGVAPGEVGRIHSAAGYRVAFCGFAPGFGYLTGLPERYAVPRRATPRTAVPAGSVALAGSYTGVYPRASPGGWQLVGTTDAVLWDPAREPAALLSPGLRVRFVEEGV from the coding sequence GTGAGGGCCCTGGGAGTGGGCGAGCGGGCCCTGCTGCTGGAGTTCGACGACGGCGAGGAGACCCGGGCGTTCCACGCCGAGCTGATGCGGAGGCGGGCGGCGGGCACGCTGCCCGCCGTACGGGAGGTCGTCCCCGCCGCGAGGACGGTGCTCCTCGACGGGGTGGACGACCCCGGGCGGCTGGCCGCGGAGGCCGCCGGGTGGGAGGTGCCGCCGCTGGACGCGTGCGAGGCCCCCCTGGTGGAGGTCCCGGTCCGGTACGACGGGCCGGACCTCGAGGAGGTCGCCGCGGTGTGGGGGGTGGCGCCCGGGGAGGTGGGCCGGATCCACTCGGCGGCCGGGTACCGGGTGGCGTTCTGCGGTTTCGCGCCGGGCTTCGGGTACCTGACGGGGCTGCCGGAGCGGTACGCGGTTCCGCGCCGGGCCACGCCGCGTACGGCCGTCCCGGCGGGTTCGGTCGCCCTGGCCGGCTCGTACACGGGGGTCTATCCGCGGGCGTCGCCCGGCGGGTGGCAGCTCGTCGGGACGACCGACGCCGTGCTGTGGGACCCGGCGCGGGAGCCTGCGGCGCTGCTGTCGCCGGGGCTGCGGGTGCGGTTCGTCGAGGAGGGGGTGTGA
- a CDS encoding GntR family transcriptional regulator, translating to MATTGGGLADDRALLGRTSTAERVADILRTRIAEGYFPPGTRLSEDGIGGALGVSRNTLREAFRLLTHERLLVHELNRGVFVRVLAVDDVVDIYRIRQLVECAVVHDLGDPPFPLDGLAAAVTEGEHHARAGDWRGVATANIHFHRELVALAGSERTDELMRGVLAELRLAFHVVDDPHALHEPYLARNREILDALRAGERTAAERLLADYLDDSRARLVEAYARSVADGPAPRP from the coding sequence GTGGCGACGACGGGCGGCGGACTGGCGGACGACCGGGCACTGCTGGGACGCACGAGCACGGCCGAGCGGGTGGCGGACATCCTGCGGACCCGGATCGCCGAGGGGTACTTCCCGCCGGGCACCCGGCTGTCCGAGGACGGCATCGGCGGCGCGCTCGGCGTCTCCCGGAACACGCTTCGCGAGGCGTTCCGCCTGCTCACGCACGAGCGGCTGCTCGTCCACGAACTCAACCGTGGGGTGTTCGTACGGGTCCTCGCCGTCGACGACGTCGTCGACATCTACCGCATCCGGCAGCTCGTCGAGTGCGCCGTCGTGCACGACCTGGGCGACCCGCCCTTCCCCCTCGACGGCCTGGCCGCCGCCGTCACGGAGGGCGAGCACCACGCCCGCGCCGGCGACTGGAGGGGCGTCGCGACCGCCAACATCCACTTCCACCGCGAACTCGTCGCCCTCGCCGGGAGCGAGCGCACCGACGAGCTGATGCGCGGGGTCCTCGCCGAACTCCGCCTCGCCTTCCACGTGGTGGACGACCCGCACGCCCTGCACGAGCCGTACCTCGCGCGAAACCGGGAGATCCTGGACGCGCTGCGGGCCGGGGAGCGCACCGCCGCCGAACGTCTCCTCGCCGACTACCTCGACGACTCGCGCGCCCGGCTCGTCGAGGCGTACGCCCGCAGCGTGGCGGACGGCCCCGCGCCACGGCCCTGA
- a CDS encoding biotin-dependent carboxyltransferase family protein, whose product MTGRSLTVVRSGALTTVQDRGRPGHAHLGVPRSGALDPYAAALVNRLVGNGEGAAVLETTLTGCAVRPRCAVTAAVGGAPCPVTVDGRPAAWGAAVRVGAGSVLEVGPAVRGVRSYVAFSGGVAVRPVLGSRSTDLLSGLGPAPLADGAVLPLDAAPPPGAARYEGVPWPGVPEEVVLRVRFGPRDDWFAPGALRTLTTRPYRVSAASNRVGLRTEGPPLERARPGELPSEGMVLGAVQVPPDGRPVVFLADHPTTGGYPVVAVVREADLAAAAQAVPGTRVRFVRGR is encoded by the coding sequence GTGACGGGCCGGTCCCTCACCGTCGTGCGGTCCGGGGCGCTGACCACCGTGCAGGACCGCGGCCGGCCCGGTCACGCGCACCTGGGGGTGCCGCGGTCGGGCGCGCTCGACCCGTACGCGGCCGCGCTGGTCAACCGGCTGGTCGGCAACGGCGAGGGGGCGGCCGTGCTGGAGACGACCCTCACCGGCTGCGCGGTGCGGCCCCGGTGCGCGGTGACCGCGGCGGTGGGCGGCGCGCCCTGCCCGGTCACCGTCGACGGGCGGCCGGCGGCGTGGGGCGCGGCGGTGCGCGTCGGGGCGGGCTCCGTGCTGGAGGTCGGCCCGGCCGTGCGGGGCGTCCGGTCGTACGTGGCGTTCTCGGGCGGTGTGGCGGTCCGGCCCGTGCTGGGGAGCCGGTCGACGGACCTGCTGTCGGGACTCGGGCCCGCGCCGCTCGCGGACGGCGCGGTCCTGCCGCTGGACGCCGCCCCGCCGCCGGGTGCGGCCCGCTACGAGGGGGTTCCCTGGCCGGGCGTGCCGGAGGAGGTGGTGCTGAGGGTGCGGTTCGGGCCGCGGGACGACTGGTTCGCCCCGGGGGCCCTGCGGACGCTCACCACGCGCCCGTACCGGGTGTCGGCGGCGTCCAACCGGGTCGGGCTGCGCACCGAGGGGCCTCCGTTGGAGCGGGCGCGTCCCGGGGAGCTGCCCAGTGAGGGCATGGTGCTGGGCGCCGTGCAGGTGCCGCCGGACGGCAGGCCGGTGGTGTTCCTGGCGGACCATCCGACGACCGGCGGGTACCCGGTCGTGGCGGTGGTCCGGGAGGCGGACCTCGCGGCGGCCGCGCAGGCCGTGCCGGGGACGCGGGTGCGGTTCGTCCGCGGGCGGTGA